One stretch of Balneolaceae bacterium DNA includes these proteins:
- a CDS encoding GNVR domain-containing protein: protein MSQEEQPHPTHYHPAREGGGQEVSSGTYQPAAAPDEGGIRPMEIMLFFWTERFIIGLFLGFFLVGGFVYASLSTEEYSAKTTLLPEGGGTQGMGQNLLRQYGGLLGINMQGTQGGEFLPTNIYPDILQSVPYQVELMSTPIYFEKQDTTVTPHTWFRELQPPDRLAMLRRYTLGLPWTVWGWIRGGGGGGGATPEPVATRVNPDSVLDVSGTQMATIGQLRGRISIMQTDNGLIQFTAELPDPQAAAELGNVGIELLKKYVSEYRTEKAQQDLEFVQQQYQQARERFQQAQIDLAEFRDSNLNPATNRATVREQVLQSEFDLASSVYNSLAQNLEQAKLRVQEETPVFTTVEPLLVPRGPSSPNTKLILVISAFLGVMGGVIFVLLRRQWTEFRQILRSQVS, encoded by the coding sequence TTGAGCCAGGAAGAACAACCGCATCCCACACACTACCATCCCGCCCGGGAGGGAGGGGGGCAGGAGGTCTCCTCCGGCACCTACCAGCCTGCGGCTGCACCGGATGAAGGGGGCATACGTCCCATGGAGATCATGCTCTTCTTCTGGACCGAGCGGTTCATCATCGGACTGTTTCTGGGATTTTTCCTGGTGGGGGGCTTCGTCTACGCCTCCCTGAGTACCGAGGAGTATTCCGCCAAGACGACGCTGCTTCCAGAAGGAGGCGGGACCCAAGGCATGGGGCAGAATCTGCTGCGCCAGTACGGCGGACTGCTGGGCATCAACATGCAGGGTACCCAGGGAGGCGAATTCCTGCCCACCAACATCTACCCCGACATCCTGCAAAGCGTGCCCTACCAGGTGGAGCTGATGAGCACCCCCATCTATTTTGAAAAGCAGGACACCACCGTGACGCCCCACACCTGGTTTCGCGAACTTCAGCCTCCCGACAGGCTGGCCATGCTTCGGCGCTACACCCTCGGTCTCCCCTGGACCGTCTGGGGATGGATACGCGGAGGAGGCGGGGGAGGGGGCGCAACGCCCGAACCCGTCGCCACCCGGGTGAATCCCGACTCGGTGCTCGACGTATCGGGCACGCAGATGGCCACCATCGGGCAGCTGCGCGGCCGCATCAGCATCATGCAGACCGACAACGGACTCATTCAGTTTACCGCTGAACTTCCCGATCCCCAGGCCGCCGCCGAGCTGGGCAACGTGGGCATCGAGCTGCTCAAGAAGTACGTCAGCGAGTACCGCACCGAAAAAGCGCAGCAGGATCTTGAGTTTGTACAACAGCAGTACCAGCAGGCCCGGGAGCGCTTCCAGCAGGCGCAGATCGATCTGGCGGAGTTTCGCGACAGCAACCTCAATCCCGCCACCAACCGGGCCACCGTCAGGGAGCAGGTGCTGCAGTCGGAGTTTGACCTCGCCTCCAGCGTCTACAACTCCCTGGCCCAGAACCTGGAGCAGGCCAAACTGCGGGTGCAGGAAGAAACCCCGGTGTTCACCACCGTGGAGCCCCTGCTGGTGCCGCGCGGACCCAGTTCGCCCAACACCAAGCTGATCCTGGTCATATCCGCCTTTCTCGGGGTTATGGGCGGGGTGATCTTTGTCCTGCTGCGCAGGCAGTGGACGGAATTCCGGCAGATACTGCGCAGCCAGGTCTCCTGA
- a CDS encoding acylneuraminate cytidylyltransferase family protein, translating to MRYLAVIPARGGSKGIPRKNIRPLLGKPLIGYTLEAAREVFRDGEICLSTDDPEIRDYAESRGLDVPFLRPDRLATDSAGSREVLLHALDHYRERGEEPECLVMLQPTSPLRQARHIREAMDCWDPELDMVVSVKETDANPYYVLYEENEKGYLEPSKEGRFERRQDCPPVWQWNGAIYVINPQSLREGHHHRFRKIKKYVMDRISSVDIDSMADWHVAETFLRMRGAEEQKKK from the coding sequence ATGCGATACCTGGCCGTCATACCCGCACGGGGCGGGTCCAAAGGCATACCACGCAAGAACATCAGGCCCCTGCTCGGCAAGCCCCTTATCGGCTATACTCTGGAGGCGGCCCGCGAGGTGTTCCGGGACGGGGAGATCTGTCTCTCGACCGACGATCCCGAAATACGGGATTACGCCGAAAGCCGGGGCCTGGACGTTCCTTTTCTGCGGCCCGACCGGCTCGCCACCGATTCCGCCGGAAGCCGGGAGGTGCTGCTGCACGCGCTGGACCACTACCGTGAAAGGGGGGAGGAACCGGAATGCCTGGTCATGCTTCAGCCCACGTCGCCCCTGCGGCAGGCCCGGCACATCCGGGAAGCGATGGACTGCTGGGATCCGGAACTGGATATGGTCGTCTCGGTGAAGGAGACGGACGCCAACCCCTATTACGTGCTCTACGAAGAGAACGAGAAGGGTTACCTGGAGCCCTCCAAGGAAGGCCGATTCGAGCGGCGGCAGGACTGCCCCCCGGTCTGGCAATGGAACGGGGCGATTTACGTCATCAACCCGCAATCCCTGCGCGAGGGACACCACCACCGTTTCCGGAAGATCAAAAAATATGTCATGGACCGCATCTCTTCGGTGGATATCGACAGCATGGCCGACTGGCATGTGGCGGAAACCTTTCTGAGGATGCGGGGAGCGGAAGAGCAGAAGAAAAAATAG
- a CDS encoding MBOAT family O-acyltransferase, whose amino-acid sequence MLFNSLDFAVFLPLVFLLYWFVFHRSVRLRNAFLIAASYFFYGWWDWRFLFLIVFSTAVDYLVALRLGREEAPARRKALLWTSVAVNIGFLGFFKYYNFFAENFVAAFTFFGASFSPATLHVVLPVGISFYTFQTLSYTIDVYKGKLEPSRDPVAYAAFVSFFPQLVAGPIERATNLLPQFMKARSFHYGKAVDGLRQMLWGFFQKVVIADNCAVYVNEIFARSGELPGSTLVLGAVLFAFQIYGDFAGYSNIAIGTARLFGFDLMQNFAFPYFSRDIAEFWRRWHISLSTWFRDYLYIPLGGSRVGDWKKIRNTFVIFVVSGFWHGAAWTFIAWGFLNALYFLPLFLAEKNRKYLDVAGRGRLLPGLREAGSMAATFGLTVFGWIFFRAESLSHAFSYIGNIFSATLFTMPGIAMGQISMGVVAALIAFMLSVEWMARGDRHGLETVAAGWRRPLRWAFYYAILILIIRYAGPQQEFIYFQF is encoded by the coding sequence ATGCTCTTCAACTCCCTCGATTTCGCGGTCTTTCTTCCCCTTGTATTTCTTCTCTACTGGTTCGTCTTCCACCGCTCGGTACGCCTGCGCAACGCCTTCCTTATTGCGGCCAGCTACTTCTTCTACGGATGGTGGGACTGGCGCTTTCTCTTTCTCATCGTTTTCAGCACAGCGGTGGACTACCTGGTGGCGCTCCGCCTGGGCCGGGAGGAGGCGCCCGCCCGCCGCAAGGCCCTGCTCTGGACCAGCGTGGCCGTGAATATCGGCTTCCTGGGCTTTTTCAAATACTACAACTTCTTCGCCGAAAATTTCGTGGCCGCCTTCACCTTCTTCGGCGCGTCTTTCAGCCCGGCCACCCTCCACGTGGTGCTGCCGGTGGGCATCAGCTTCTACACCTTCCAGACGCTCAGCTACACCATCGACGTCTACAAGGGCAAGCTGGAGCCCTCCCGCGACCCGGTGGCCTACGCCGCCTTCGTCAGTTTCTTTCCCCAGCTGGTGGCCGGTCCCATCGAACGCGCCACCAACCTGCTGCCGCAGTTCATGAAAGCGCGCAGCTTCCATTACGGCAAGGCCGTGGACGGCCTGCGGCAGATGCTCTGGGGCTTCTTCCAGAAGGTGGTGATCGCCGACAACTGCGCGGTCTATGTGAACGAAATCTTCGCGCGTTCGGGCGAGCTCCCCGGAAGCACGCTGGTCCTGGGCGCCGTGCTCTTCGCCTTTCAGATCTACGGCGACTTCGCCGGCTACTCCAACATCGCCATCGGCACGGCGCGCCTCTTCGGCTTCGACCTGATGCAGAACTTCGCCTTTCCCTATTTCTCCCGCGACATCGCGGAGTTCTGGCGGCGCTGGCACATCTCCCTCTCCACCTGGTTCCGCGACTATCTCTACATCCCCCTGGGCGGCAGCCGGGTGGGCGACTGGAAGAAGATCCGCAACACCTTCGTTATTTTTGTGGTGAGCGGTTTCTGGCACGGGGCGGCGTGGACCTTCATCGCCTGGGGATTCCTGAACGCCCTCTATTTCCTGCCCCTTTTCCTGGCCGAAAAGAACCGTAAATACCTGGACGTGGCGGGCCGGGGACGCCTGCTGCCCGGCCTTCGCGAAGCCGGGTCCATGGCGGCCACCTTCGGACTGACGGTCTTCGGCTGGATCTTTTTCCGTGCAGAGAGCCTCTCCCACGCCTTCAGTTACATAGGCAACATCTTCTCGGCCACGCTCTTTACCATGCCCGGTATCGCCATGGGACAGATCTCGATGGGGGTGGTAGCCGCGCTGATCGCCTTCATGCTTTCGGTGGAGTGGATGGCCCGGGGTGACCGTCACGGGCTGGAAACGGTGGCCGCCGGCTGGCGCCGGCCCCTGCGATGGGCCTTCTACTACGCCATCCTGATCCTGATCATCCGGTATGCGGGTCCCCAGCAGGAATTTATCTATTTTCAGTTTTAG
- a CDS encoding GDP-L-fucose synthase, whose protein sequence is MNKSDSIYIAGHRGMVGSAVRRRLESEGYTNLILRSSSELDLRDQAAVRDFFASEQPRVVIDAAARVGGILANDRYPWQFLYDNLQIQNNLIAAAHEQEAERFIFLGSSCIYPRNTDQPMREDALLTGPLESTNQWYAVAKIAGVKMVEALRRQYGRRYVSLMPTNLYGPRDNFDLETSHVLPALIRKFHEAARDDHRPVTLWGSGTPRREFLHVDDVADAVLFVLRTRDGARPLQRGHRQRPEHQGAGGSHPAHYGTRG, encoded by the coding sequence ATGAACAAATCGGACAGCATCTACATCGCCGGCCACCGCGGCATGGTGGGATCGGCCGTCCGGCGCCGCCTGGAGAGCGAGGGCTACACCAACCTGATCCTGCGCAGCAGTTCGGAGCTCGATTTGAGAGACCAGGCTGCGGTGCGTGATTTTTTCGCCTCCGAGCAACCCCGCGTGGTGATCGATGCGGCGGCGCGCGTGGGCGGCATCCTGGCCAACGACCGGTATCCCTGGCAGTTCCTCTACGACAACCTGCAGATTCAGAACAACCTTATCGCCGCGGCCCACGAGCAGGAGGCCGAGCGCTTTATCTTCCTGGGCAGCTCCTGCATCTATCCCCGGAATACCGACCAGCCCATGCGCGAAGACGCCCTGCTGACCGGTCCCCTGGAGTCCACCAACCAGTGGTACGCCGTGGCCAAGATCGCCGGCGTCAAAATGGTCGAGGCCCTGCGCCGGCAGTACGGCCGCCGCTACGTCTCGCTCATGCCCACCAACCTCTACGGGCCCCGGGACAACTTCGACCTGGAGACCTCCCACGTGCTGCCCGCGCTCATCCGCAAATTCCACGAGGCCGCCCGGGATGACCACCGCCCGGTGACGCTCTGGGGCAGCGGCACGCCCAGGCGGGAGTTCCTGCATGTGGACGACGTGGCCGACGCCGTCCTTTTTGTGCTGCGGACGCGAGATGGAGCACGACCTCTACAACGTGGGCACCGGCAAAGACCTGAGCATCAGGGAGCTGGCGGCTCTCATCCAGCGCATTACGGGACACGAGGGTGA
- a CDS encoding GDSL-type esterase/lipase family protein, protein MRRTLWLILLAAGALMASCDRTPTLYEVEATPDPPGGGTVSPADSTVEEGRTLRLQAVPSEGYRFVRWSGDRTDSTNPLEFKVDRDYSLMAEFQLKEYELDVDTVGEGGVTQQVVAADDYRHGTVVELAAVPAEGWHFVEWTGDLQSTQDTVQVQMQGPKKITAVFEIDRFDLVVNSEGNGSVSQQVVAADSTTYDWGSLVELTAQPDEGHHFVEWSGDLEGSENPARITVKGPRQVNAHFAINTYELSLQADGPGSVSRSPDLEEYEHGTEVEIEAKPNVGYKFTEWTGDFEGTANPATVVMDGSKQIKAAFTIKTYPLTVNVTGEGEVTREPDQEQYEHGTKVKLSASADDHFEFVKWGGAQSGTANTVTLTMDGQKTVHATFQRLFVIMPLGNSLTHDPGSRERLWNLLTGDGYRVDFVGDQDRPKKNISIPDTDHEGVPGITIKGISDKIVGVLGRHNPRYVNLMVGTNDIVWGYNETAQSMADRWNELVQKILDNTPSHTYVVAATIPPATSKIVGDPSMDERDRAEHIADYNEALRSHVNQRQQDGDNIILADVYAELNVDDHLSGDGVHLNEEGFQVMGTVYYKALMFLLSL, encoded by the coding sequence ATGCGCCGCACGCTTTGGTTGATCCTGCTGGCCGCAGGGGCCCTGATGGCCTCCTGCGACCGCACGCCCACCCTCTACGAGGTGGAAGCCACGCCCGACCCTCCGGGGGGCGGAACGGTCTCGCCGGCGGACAGCACCGTGGAGGAGGGCCGCACCCTGCGGCTGCAGGCCGTTCCCTCGGAAGGCTACCGCTTCGTCCGCTGGAGCGGCGACCGGACCGACAGTACCAATCCCCTGGAATTCAAGGTGGACCGCGACTACTCGCTTATGGCCGAATTCCAGCTGAAAGAGTATGAGCTGGACGTGGATACCGTCGGCGAGGGCGGCGTGACCCAGCAGGTGGTGGCCGCCGACGACTACCGGCACGGCACCGTTGTTGAGCTGGCCGCCGTGCCGGCCGAGGGCTGGCATTTCGTGGAGTGGACCGGCGACCTGCAGTCGACCCAGGACACCGTCCAGGTGCAGATGCAGGGTCCCAAGAAGATTACCGCCGTCTTCGAGATCGACCGTTTCGACCTGGTGGTAAACAGCGAGGGCAACGGCTCCGTCAGCCAGCAGGTGGTGGCCGCCGACAGCACCACCTACGACTGGGGCTCGCTGGTGGAGCTTACCGCTCAGCCCGACGAGGGACACCACTTCGTGGAGTGGAGCGGGGACCTGGAGGGAAGCGAAAATCCCGCGCGCATCACCGTAAAGGGGCCCCGCCAGGTGAACGCACACTTCGCCATCAACACCTACGAACTCAGCCTGCAGGCCGACGGACCGGGAAGCGTGTCGAGATCGCCCGACCTCGAGGAGTACGAGCACGGCACCGAGGTGGAGATCGAAGCCAAGCCCAACGTGGGGTACAAGTTCACCGAATGGACCGGCGATTTCGAGGGAACCGCGAATCCGGCCACGGTGGTCATGGACGGATCGAAGCAGATCAAGGCGGCCTTTACCATCAAGACCTACCCCCTGACGGTGAATGTCACCGGTGAGGGCGAGGTGACCCGCGAGCCCGACCAGGAGCAGTACGAGCACGGTACCAAGGTGAAATTGAGCGCCTCGGCGGACGACCACTTCGAATTTGTAAAATGGGGGGGAGCCCAATCGGGCACCGCCAACACCGTCACCCTGACCATGGACGGCCAGAAGACCGTGCACGCCACCTTCCAGCGCTTGTTTGTGATCATGCCCCTCGGCAACAGCCTTACCCACGACCCCGGCTCACGGGAGCGGCTGTGGAATCTGCTGACCGGGGACGGCTACCGGGTGGATTTCGTGGGCGACCAGGACCGTCCCAAAAAGAACATTTCCATTCCCGACACCGACCACGAGGGGGTTCCGGGCATTACCATCAAGGGCATATCGGACAAGATCGTGGGCGTGCTGGGCCGCCACAACCCCCGCTACGTGAATCTCATGGTGGGCACCAACGACATCGTATGGGGCTATAACGAGACCGCGCAGTCCATGGCCGACCGCTGGAACGAGCTCGTGCAGAAGATTCTTGATAACACTCCTTCCCACACCTACGTGGTGGCGGCCACCATCCCCCCGGCCACCTCCAAAATAGTAGGTGATCCCTCCATGGATGAGCGCGACCGGGCGGAGCATATTGCCGACTACAATGAGGCCCTCCGCAGCCACGTGAACCAGCGGCAGCAGGACGGCGATAATATTATCCTGGCCGACGTGTATGCCGAGTTGAACGTGGACGACCACCTGAGCGGAGACGGGGTACACCTGAACGAGGAGGGCTTCCAGGTCATGGGTACCGTCTATTACAAGGCCCTGATGTTTCTACTGAGCCTCTGA
- a CDS encoding putative capsular polysaccharide synthesis family protein, whose translation MIMIPEEWRQRIRYHLDPLLAAGRFFKLRRGWDPHVPVFVFQMGKVASSSIYNSLYESYPGIVVHDHSFRAGHPNLWVRKLHRWYHKAEKRPLKIISPVREPVGRNVSAFFHNFERDTGVPYREHTFSLEELRTLFLENYPHRIPLIFFDKMEKHFGIDVYAHPFPRDKGWRVLENGRGVELLILHHDLPDPQKEKIIGTFTGLSAFELVNANVGRNKVYAHTYRDFRERVKLPEAYLDRMAGSRYFRHFYPEETIRQVREHWEI comes from the coding sequence ATGATCATGATACCGGAGGAATGGCGGCAGCGTATACGGTACCACCTGGATCCCCTCCTGGCGGCCGGGCGTTTTTTTAAGCTCCGGCGCGGCTGGGACCCCCATGTGCCGGTTTTTGTTTTCCAGATGGGCAAGGTGGCCTCCAGCTCTATTTACAACTCCCTGTATGAAAGCTACCCCGGCATTGTCGTGCACGACCACAGCTTCCGTGCGGGCCATCCCAACCTGTGGGTGCGAAAGCTGCACCGCTGGTACCATAAAGCAGAGAAAAGGCCTCTCAAAATCATCTCCCCCGTCCGCGAGCCCGTGGGCCGGAACGTGTCGGCCTTCTTCCATAATTTCGAGCGCGACACCGGGGTGCCCTACCGGGAACATACCTTCAGCCTGGAGGAGCTTCGCACGCTTTTCCTGGAAAACTACCCGCACCGGATTCCCCTGATCTTCTTCGACAAGATGGAAAAGCATTTCGGCATCGACGTCTATGCCCACCCCTTTCCGAGGGATAAGGGCTGGCGGGTGCTCGAAAACGGACGCGGCGTGGAGCTTCTCATCCTGCACCACGACCTGCCCGACCCCCAAAAAGAGAAAATTATCGGAACCTTCACCGGACTTTCGGCATTTGAACTCGTGAACGCCAATGTGGGACGCAACAAGGTCTATGCCCATACCTACCGCGACTTCCGCGAGCGGGTAAAGTTGCCGGAGGCCTACCTTGACCGCATGGCCGGATCGCGCTATTTTCGGCATTTCTACCCGGAAGAGACCATCCGACAGGTGCGGGAGCACTGGGAAATTTAA
- a CDS encoding ABC transporter ATP-binding protein, with protein sequence MLDSLKKIYTLFLSRYRMKLAILFGMMLMASVLEIMGIGMIPAFVIVVTEDPSTVLGYPVIGDWLRYFGITTSREMIISGALTLIGVFVVKNLYLSFFLYLKKRFIANRGVYLQDRLFRAYMTAPYSFYTNRNSAELLRNITNEVQRIVTGTMMPFMELSLNFCMTLFIIASLMYVDPVITVAAIVVMGGGGYAFLKFTQRKTDEYGKKDRDARGEMNKAVIQGLGGFKEARILNREKMFLNHYREYAEVSKRANIFKYVINNLPNPIIETIAVTGILMIVFIRVLEGSDFNTIVPILVFFGAATVRLMPILKQVISKVTDLRYNVHSVYAIYDDLMLLENEYKDFRKQVLRNRERMHLKDEIRLEKVSYSYEGSEEQAVRNATFSIKKGSAVAFAGATGAGKTTMVDVILGLLQPQEGRITVDGMNIHDNIRGWQQNVGYIPQSIYLLDESIRRNIAFGIPDEEIDEESVWEAIRAAQLEEMIGRLPKGLDTVVGERGVRLSGGQQQRIGIARALYSNPALLVMDEATSSLDNLTEKYVIDAIERLKGDRTIIMIAHRLTTVKNCDTIFMMKEGEIVDRGTYHELLEDSKDFRRMSLVED encoded by the coding sequence ATGCTTGACTCCCTGAAAAAGATCTACACGCTCTTCCTGAGCAGGTACCGCATGAAGCTGGCCATCCTCTTCGGGATGATGCTGATGGCCTCCGTGCTTGAAATCATGGGCATCGGCATGATACCGGCCTTCGTCATTGTGGTGACCGAGGATCCCTCCACCGTGCTGGGATACCCTGTGATCGGCGATTGGCTGCGCTACTTCGGCATCACCACCTCCCGGGAGATGATCATCTCGGGCGCGCTCACCCTCATCGGCGTCTTCGTGGTCAAGAATCTCTACCTCAGCTTCTTTCTCTACCTCAAGAAGCGCTTCATCGCCAACCGCGGGGTCTACCTGCAGGACCGTCTTTTCCGGGCCTACATGACGGCGCCCTACTCCTTCTACACCAACAGGAACTCCGCGGAACTGCTGCGCAACATCACCAACGAAGTGCAGCGCATCGTCACCGGCACCATGATGCCCTTCATGGAGCTCTCCCTTAATTTCTGTATGACTCTCTTCATCATCGCCTCCCTCATGTACGTCGATCCCGTTATCACGGTGGCCGCCATCGTGGTGATGGGCGGGGGAGGCTATGCCTTCCTGAAGTTCACCCAGCGAAAGACCGACGAGTACGGCAAGAAGGACCGCGACGCGCGCGGGGAGATGAACAAGGCGGTCATACAGGGACTGGGCGGCTTCAAGGAGGCGCGTATACTGAACCGCGAGAAGATGTTCCTGAACCATTACCGCGAATATGCCGAGGTCAGCAAACGGGCCAACATCTTCAAGTACGTGATCAACAACCTTCCCAACCCCATCATAGAGACCATCGCGGTAACCGGCATCCTGATGATCGTATTCATCCGTGTGCTGGAGGGCAGCGACTTCAATACCATTGTTCCCATCCTGGTCTTCTTCGGGGCCGCTACCGTGCGCCTCATGCCCATTCTCAAGCAGGTGATCTCGAAGGTGACCGACCTTCGCTACAACGTGCATTCGGTCTACGCCATCTACGACGACCTGATGCTGCTGGAGAACGAATACAAGGATTTCCGCAAGCAGGTGCTGCGCAACCGTGAAAGGATGCACCTGAAGGATGAAATCCGTCTCGAAAAGGTCAGCTACAGCTACGAGGGATCGGAGGAGCAGGCCGTCAGGAACGCCACCTTCTCTATCAAGAAAGGCAGTGCCGTAGCCTTTGCCGGCGCCACCGGGGCGGGCAAGACCACCATGGTGGACGTGATCCTGGGACTGCTGCAGCCGCAGGAAGGCCGCATCACGGTGGACGGGATGAACATCCATGACAACATCCGCGGCTGGCAGCAGAACGTGGGCTACATCCCGCAGTCCATCTACCTGCTGGACGAATCCATCCGACGCAACATCGCCTTCGGCATCCCCGACGAGGAGATCGACGAAGAGAGCGTATGGGAGGCCATCCGCGCGGCCCAGCTCGAGGAGATGATCGGCCGCCTGCCCAAGGGCCTCGATACGGTGGTCGGGGAGCGCGGCGTGCGGCTCAGCGGGGGACAGCAGCAGCGCATCGGTATCGCCCGAGCCCTCTATTCCAATCCCGCGCTGCTGGTCATGGACGAGGCCACCTCCTCACTGGACAACCTCACCGAGAAATACGTCATCGACGCCATCGAGCGGCTCAAGGGCGACCGCACCATCATCATGATCGCCCACCGCCTCACCACGGTCAAGAACTGCGACACCATCTTCATGATGAAGGAGGGCGAGATCGTCGACCGGGGCACCTACCATGAGCTCCTGGAAGACAGCAAGGACTTCCGGAGGATGAGCCTGGTCGAGGATTAG
- the gmd gene encoding GDP-mannose 4,6-dehydratase — MSAKNKVALVTGITGQDGSYLAELLLDKGYEVHGIKRRASLFNTDRVDHLYHDPHFKGLPFYLHYGDMTDATNLIRIIQETQPDEIYNLAAQSHVQVSFEAPEYTTDVDAMGTLRLLEAVRILGMEEKTRIYQASTSELYGKIQETPQSETTPFYPRSPYGAAKLYAYWITVNYREAYGMYAVNGILFNHESPRRGETFVTRKITRAAVRIAAGRQKKLFLGNLDARRDWGHARDYVRGMWLMLQQEEPDDFVLATGKTTTVRDFCRMAFQAAGIELQWEGEGQQEVGRHAGNGEVLVEVDPQYFRPTEVDLLIGDASKAAEQLGWEPEYTIDALIEEMVEMDRKAMEENQ, encoded by the coding sequence GTGAGCGCAAAGAACAAGGTTGCGCTGGTAACGGGCATTACGGGGCAGGACGGCTCCTACCTGGCCGAGCTGCTATTGGACAAGGGCTACGAGGTGCACGGCATCAAGCGCCGCGCCAGCCTCTTCAACACCGACCGGGTGGATCACCTCTACCACGACCCCCATTTCAAGGGTTTGCCCTTCTACCTGCACTACGGCGACATGACCGACGCCACCAACCTCATCCGGATCATCCAGGAGACCCAGCCCGACGAGATCTACAACCTGGCGGCCCAGAGCCACGTGCAGGTCTCCTTCGAGGCGCCCGAGTACACGACCGACGTGGACGCCATGGGCACGCTCCGCCTGCTGGAGGCCGTCCGCATCCTGGGCATGGAGGAGAAGACCCGCATCTACCAGGCCTCCACCTCCGAGCTCTACGGCAAGATACAGGAGACGCCCCAGTCGGAGACCACCCCCTTCTATCCCCGCTCACCCTACGGGGCCGCCAAGCTCTACGCCTACTGGATCACCGTCAACTACCGGGAGGCCTACGGCATGTACGCCGTCAACGGCATTCTCTTCAACCACGAATCCCCCCGCCGGGGCGAGACCTTCGTGACGCGCAAGATCACCCGCGCGGCCGTTCGCATCGCCGCCGGCCGCCAGAAAAAGCTCTTCCTGGGCAACCTGGACGCCCGGCGGGACTGGGGACACGCCCGTGACTACGTGCGGGGCATGTGGCTTATGCTGCAGCAGGAGGAGCCGGATGATTTTGTGCTGGCCACGGGAAAAACCACCACCGTTCGCGACTTCTGCCGCATGGCCTTCCAGGCGGCGGGCATCGAACTGCAGTGGGAGGGCGAGGGGCAGCAGGAGGTCGGGCGGCACGCCGGAAACGGGGAGGTGCTGGTGGAGGTGGACCCGCAGTATTTCCGTCCCACCGAAGTGGACCTGCTGATCGGCGACGCCTCCAAGGCGGCCGAGCAGCTGGGATGGGAACCCGAGTACACCATCGACGCTCTCATTGAAGAAATGGTTGAAATGGACCGCAAGGCCATGGAGGAGAACCAATAG